The DNA segment CGTACATGAAAACTGTATCTCGGATATCTTTTCGATGCCATTGAcaagtataatatatatatatatatatatatatatatatatatatatatatatatatatatatatatatatatatatatatatatatatatatattataaacagAAGGCGAGTGAATTTCAAACAGCAATATATTATAAGTATAGGGTTTTATTAGCACTTATCCACACTAGCGCGCGcgcagcgcacacacacacacacacacacacacacacacacacacacacacacacatttatataatCATAAACTTTACTATAAATATAAGTTCTAAGCTCTTACCAGAAgggtctaacacacacacacacacacacacacacaagggcagagagagagagagagagagagagagagagagagagagagagagagagagagagagagagagagaaagcctagATACACAGATAATCTTCCAGGGGACTAGAAtctacaaaaaaatatgaaccgtcttgacacacacgcactcagTTATTACTCAGATATTCAAGTTGTAccattgaattattattattattattattattattattattattataattattattattattgagctTTTCTAACGTATAacataaatttgtttaattCAACGTGAACTCGAGAAAAGCTACGTTATAAATAAgctttaaataataataataataataataataataataataataataataataataataaattgataaataaacttTCTTTACgttaagagagaaaattaccATTTCATTATAGaaccacgcaaaaaaaaatataaaaataaaaataaaaaaagaaaggaaatcaccttgtaaaaataaataaataaataataataataataataaaaatcttacgtaaaaaacacaaaacgacTTCATTTCAACACAGTACCCTTATCGAATCTtcaccttcattatcatcaccttcTGCGCTTCCCTAGAGAGACGGGTTGGTGCCATATACGAGTCTCCGCCAGATGTTTccttcccttgcatcttcctctatGACTCCGCCGTAACATTCAAACTTACACTATTTTGATTTGAATACCTCCCCTCTGATCCCTTGCACATCGGAGGGCTCAGCAATAACCGGGACATTGTCAGAGGGGTACCCGTGGGGCTGGGGTGGGCCGTAGGTGGGTTCAAAGGCATCGTAGATAGGTTCAGGATGCTTGTAGGAGGGCTTGGGGTCGTGGTAGGAAGGCTCAGGGGCGTGGTATGAGGGCTCAGGGGCGTGGTAGGAGGGCTCAGGGGCGTGGTAGGTGGGCGCGGGGGCGTGGTAGGGTTCTGGTTCCTTGTAGCTATCGTGTTCCTTGTATTTAGGTGCGTGGTTGTATTCCCAGTAGTGTTCTCCGTAACCTCCATGTTTGTCTGCCCATTTCACCtattgggagagagggagagagtgagaggtctCAGATGAAAACATAAGAGCAAAACGTAGTTGtgttgagagagcaaaggatttcagaatacgggcatTTTAAAATATGTTCATAAAGTTCTAgttacagattaacaagattcctacaatAATAAcgagagaaacactcttgagtactcggctagtcatctctgtggcctttggaaatagtggtggtgagagagcgaagcgtttcggAACACGGCCCTAGTTCTACCTTGGTTCTGTTCACCCTGGTTCTGCCTCTACTCACCCTGGTTCTGAATCGGTGGTCCTTAGCCTGCTCAAAGCGGGAGATGTAGTGATGTGGGTTGCCTCTGTTCCATCCAAACTCGTACTCCTTATGGGCTGGCACGTTGACGTACTGAAAATACCCCTCAGGCTGCTTCCCGTAAccgcccccgccgccgccgccgccatgcTGGGGCCGTccactcacgcccacgcacagCACTGCCGCCGCCGTGACTGTCTGTTGGATTGTAATTAgagtggtattagtggtggtggttgtggtggtggtagtagtggcaattgtagcagtagtagtagtagaatgaaAACGACaatcgctactactactgcaactacaaccaccaccacaacgtacaagaacatacaacaacaacaacaacacaaatcaAAACACCACACAAGAAACCACAACATCATCATATTAATCGCCATAATATTTCACGCCAATCtcgtcccccccccctctctctctctctctctctctctctctctctctctctctctctctctctctcaccagaatCTTCAGCATCTCTCGTTCTTGTCTTGCTCCTAACTACctgctctctctccaccttcttctATTATATACCTATTGCCTTCCGTGGAGGTCTGATGCCAGGTACAATATTTAACCAATCTTTCTTAGCCTATATACACACATTCATGCCCTTTCCCCGTGTTTCAGCAAGGTTTAGGTGATGTTTTTAGTCATATGGTGCAGAAAACGCGTTGTTTGTTTAGATAGTCATGCAGAAAAGCGTTAACTTATATAGTTTGGTCTAATTTTCAcgtcattctttctctctttctctcttcttccagcaGTGAAAGTTCAGTGAAATTCTTCTCTCGCTTCTCTCTTAGCTTCAGGAGTTGCGTCGAGTCCAAGAGAtaattggtgtgtttttgtcaCGGATTTCACGAATAATGGCCACGCCTACTTAGGGaacgaagtgagagagagatggagatggatggagagatggagtcttggtatagtaatagtagtagtaagacagGATTATGGGATGAGCTGAAGCAGAGATAGTAATGGTGAAAGCGAAGATTAtggcgaagagagagaaatagtccTGATAGTAAAAGTGAGAATTATAAGACGATGAGGGGCAGACTGGTTAGTAATAGCCataagaataggaggaggaggaggaggcggcgaagGAGAGTTGTTAAAATTgatggggagaaaggagaaggaaaagggagaggacgaggaagaggagaactgtTAGAATCGATGGTGGAAAGTAAGGAAGttcaaagagaaaagagatgaggatgaggacaaggacgagaagTGCTTTTAAaattgaagggaaaaagaaaggaggtggaggagagaagtatAGCTGTCAAGACTGATGGgagaaaaaaacgaggaggaggaagatgacgacGACGAAGGCGAGAAGAGTTGTCAAGATtgatggggaaaagaaaggatgaggaggagactGGTAGGGGATTgtagcaggaggtggaggaggagagttagTGAAAGCCAACACGCCTcgggagaagaggaggcgaTGACATGTGCGAGATATGTGTGTATTGCTGCAAGGTGTGGGTGGTGATGTGTGACgctgtgctactactactactactactattgatgatgatgatgattataccATTAAagctactgttgctactgctacttccactactacaacctttctccttttcttccagaGATAAaatagattgagagagagagagagagagagagagagagagagagagagagagagagagagagagagagagagagagagagagagagagagagagagagagagagttaactggAGGGGGAgatatttgtctttcttttctccttcactttccctgcTTCAAGCTCTGTCTCTGATCCTCCCTAACCCACCCCCACCCTTTCTCTACACAAACAGGTACTTTCGAGGTTACCAAGTGCATCACACTTTTTAACATATacaatatacatgcatacatatatttatacatTGCTTCAGTTCGAATAACACCAAATTTTTTTTGCCCTGTTGGTCGATGGTGGAAAGGAACAGTCTCATGAACCactactacaccccaggaggTTAGGCACACCACagatggccacacacacacacacagcaagcccCCACAGCACACATTGGTTCACCCCTGCCCCTTCATAGTTACCCACACCTACTCGAATCCTGAGaccacagcaaggccccacagcacacactggttCTTCCCTGGCTCTTCATAGTGTGACCATTCCTTACCCTGCCCCTTGCCCAACCGAGGCCACAGAAGATGcagggcacttttttttttttttatgtaggagggacactgaccaagggcaacaaaaatccgataaaaaaaaaaaatgcccactgaaatgccagttccataaaaagggtccaaagcagtagtcaaaaattgaaggataagtgtcttgaaacctccctcttgaaggataccagtgtaataaatggaaatgaAACACCCTGTATATAAAAAGGATCTATATATTATAATACAAAGACTGATGACATTTGACTAAACATTTGGCACACACTGTATAGGAGTAATGGGGTTGTGTTTGCAGGGTGAGGGTGGGTAGGCAGGGATGTGAGGGTAGGATGAGGGCATGAGAACAGGGTGAAGGTCATGTAGGGGTGAAAAAAAGGGTGAGGACATGAGGGTGAACAAGATGATAAACAGAATGATGAATAGGGTGAAAGGAAGACTGGATGAATATGATGAAAGGAAGATTGGATGAATATGATGAAAGCAGGACTGGATGAATAGAATAATGAACAAAATGAAGACAGATGCAGTAGATGGGATAAACGAGATGAATACAAATTACAATGAGCAgatatgaaaacaaacaaaatagcaGACTGGCTGACGGAACagaataacgacaacaacaaaatgagGAAACATTTATGACGAAGGAGAAAATATTAACAGTGAGAGCTGATGACGTGGGAAATAGACAGaaaggtgagtgagtgtgaggttAAGAATGAAGTTGAGTGAGGTTAGAAAGGAGGTTAGGAATGTCGCATGTCACGTCTGAGGTACACAATGGAAGGGACGAGGTTGCACAGAaacaaccaagaaaaaaaacaaagaaaaataaagtaaatacacgtggaaagaaaaaaaaaggagggagaagagtaaATACactaagaatagaaaaaaaaggaaaaaaaatggagatctgAAATTTTTACAGTTACGAGATgaaaggattgagagagagagagagagagagagagagagagagagagagagagagagagagagagagagagagagagagagagagagagagagagagagagagcatatacaGAAAacccaaaatataaataaatctatGTACAAAATTACTTACTATCCttgacacaaacacagacacacacacacacaactgtcaTTTCAAAGGcataagagggagaaaaaaacaaacaacatagatacaaacagtgaaagaaaaaacaaaacaaaaaaaaaacaaatgcaatcataaacacacacaaaaaaaataaataaataaataataaataaaagaaaataaacagtacAATACACTATGATCAATCTATCTTGTAGCACAcctgaaaatacacacacacgcacacaacacatacacaataTATACACAGTGCCATCCCTTCTATAGAGATGTCATGGCAGGAGGTCTTGCATATGCCCGGGGAATAAAGCCATACTTTCTTGTCTTGGGAGCATAAGCCCACAACCACCCATCCACAGTCTGGTTGTTGAGGTCAGCATATATCCAGTCCCCTCGCCTCACTGACAGGTCGTCCGGGGCCTGTGcctggtgggggagagagagaaagagaagtgtggTGTTGGTTAGATGTGCTGGTAAactgagggaaggtgagaaaataaCAGTTGAAGGTAAGGATGATAAGAAAATTACGGtgcaagataaagaaagatgacAGGTAGATGATAGTGACACAGATAATGGTGAAAACaggtagataatggtgatgacagaAAGGTAcactactaataatgataatgaaaggtagataataaggataatggTGGCAGGTAGATAcatatgataatgatggtaatgaaacAAGGTAGAAACTATAATAATGAGTGATATGAGACAGGTAAATActagtaataaagaaaatgataatgacaaacaggtaaacacaacTAACAACAAAGGTATCAGGCAGGTGGACAGCAGCCAGGTGAACAATAATGAGCCTTACCTTGTAGTCGTAAAGCATGACTAGTTCTGAGCCGTGGAAGCGAAGGTCGTCACTGTTGCCGGGCCCCAGGTGGTGCTGTCCCGGCCCATAGCCAGCCGACCCCAGGCCCCCGTGCACCATGACCCCACCGCCCCCGCCCCCACCGCCACCCCCACTCCCCTCCAGGTGATCTGTGGGGAAAGGTTTGAAAGTAagcaggttgtggtggtggtggtggtggtgtgtgggagtCTGttagatggtggtgatgttatgaCAATTGTTATTACTTCACTTTGGTTATTCTTGATTCTgttgagtaaaaaaaaggataggcagacagaacaaagcataacaaaacaaagaacatTCTCTCAGCATAACAAAAAGAACACTCTCTCAACACAGCAGGGTAGACACAGCCAGCCAGAACAAACCATAACAAAGAACATTCTTAAAACTTACCCTGTATGACATCAGCAGGGTACACAAAACCTGATGGTACAAAGCCCTCCTGTCCGTCTGACCTCAGCACCCAGTACCAATCCGGGTCGTCTCTGTTCAGCACAGTCACAAACTCACCGCGCTCAACACTCACGTCGTTCTCGTCCCGGGCAATGAAGGTGTACAGCACAATGTACCGGCCGGCTGGGTCCTGCGGCAATGGGGTAGGTTAGGGGGACATTAGGGGGTCTGGTTGCTGGTTTCATTTAACTTCGCCATTTTACCTGATCATAATCTTAAATGCGTTTTGACATTCTGTAGTTATGTCTAATTTTTAAGTtaatagttattttctttatggtttATGAGTGACAGAAGAGGGTTGCCCAGTCTGGAGAAAAGGTGGAACAGGAGACAAGTGTGTGGCTTCCAAATGAGTAATGCAATAACAAAACATTTATCCAACCtggaagagagatggaaaggaagacaagattaCAGCTTATgagtaacaaaaagaaaacagttacCCAACCTGGAGGAATATGAAAAGGGAGATGAGATTACAGCTTATgagtaacaaaagaaaatagttaCCCAAccaagagaaagatgaaaaggaagacaagataaCAACTTGTGagtaacaaaaggaaaacagttACCCAACttggagaaagatgaaaagggagaCAAGGTTACTGTTTATATGAGTAACCAAAGAAGGGAGTGAGTTACTCAATctagaggaaagatgaaaaaggagatgAGATTATGACTTGTGAGTAACAGAAGAAGACGCAGTTACCCAACCctgaaaaaacatgaaaaaggagacaagatTACGAATTATAAACGAGTAATGAAAGAAGAGTTAAAATTACACAACctggagagaagatggaagagacgAGAcacaattttcttattttttttttagtttttatgtaCGAGGAACACAGTGGTCTAAggcaacataaaataaataaataaataaataaaacctaatGAAAAAGGTTTATACAGAAGAAAACTCATAAATATTGAGGAAAAACAGCCAGATatagaagaaaataactaaatgaaacaagctaaaaaaaaaaaaaaaaaaaaaaaagacatatagAAAAGCTATGAGTTGGAGGGCACCTTGAAGAACGGATGGATGTCTGGCGTGGCTGACCCACTCTGGATGGAGGAGTCAGACGTCCTGTTAGGCGGCCCACCAATAACCTTGCCACCATAGCTCTCCGAGTCCGACCCGACGAGACCCGGGTTGTCTGCAAGAGTGGTGATTTAGACTCTCTTCTGTACCTTGTGTTAATTAAttcattggtattttttttttttttatttaccttgctttaattcattttttatttatttttttactgattttttacCTTATGTTTAATTTGtcagtatttttttacttctttatcttGTACTAATGaatttatcagtatttttttaattttctacctTGCATTGATTAATTTATCagtatttttctactttttttttaagcttaatTTAATTTATCAGTATTTTTAAGCTTGATCAAATAAACCTTTCATTCGTTATATTTGCCTGTAATGTTTAAGTCTCATTCAATAtatctttcattcattaattcaactGCATATCTAGACTACTTAATATGCCtttcatttgttcattcattcattcattcattcaatataTTCACATGTAAATTTTGACTTTATTCAGGACACCTTTCattcattaactctctctctctctctctctctctctctctactaaacaTCTAATtctatcaaacacacacacacacacacacacacacacaggcacccaCCAGTGCCGCCTGAGTTCACAGTGCcaatggtggtgttgtggtcaGTGTCtaggccgccaccaccaccctctaaGGAGCTGTGATCGCGTGGCATCTTTTTCTGTGGGCAGGGCCAGatagggaggtgaggtgaggccaggggaggcaggggaggtgaAGACAAGAggcagggaaggcaagggaggggaggataatgaaaggaaatgggataggaataggaagaggtgAGGGCAGGGAAAGCAGGGAAGGTGAAAAGATGAGGCAGggaagatgaaggtgaggtgaagggaggtgaggaagagggcaGGGAGGTGAGGATGAGGGCAGGGGAagcaggggaggtgagaaggtgagatgaggcagagaagatgaagtgagagggtagggaggtgaggaagagggcaGGGAAGTGAGGAGAAGAGGCACAGAAGATGAGGTGAGGTCAGGGAGGCAGGAAAGTTAAGAAGCAGGGACTTGGTGAAatgcagggaaggggagaagagaggcagggaagcaAGACAGGATGATAGAGAGGCAGGGTGAAGAAACATGACAGggaatatatggaataaactttgcatttcaatacacacacaaaaaagcacaaaaaaatatacaaaaccaAGATAATCACTTCATTTAACATAATTATAGCACTGAAAGGCTAAATAAATCACATAGGCCAAATAAGTAAACAACTGGAGctagaaagacgagagagagagagagagagagagagagagagagagagagagagagagagagagagagagagagagagagagagagagagagatagagatagagatagagagagagagcagacactTACTTTATGGTTGATGGTAAGTTCCCCAAGCTGTGAGCCGTAGGGGGCACAGTAGGAGTGTGGGATGAAGCCTTCCTGCTGGCCGTGCTCTGCTATCACATACACCCAGTCATTCTCCTGGTACAGCACATTGACAACCTGGGGATGGACTGGTGTTAGCATGATAGGGGTGTGTTTACCTTTATCTGTTGTCACTTAGTTGTACAGTTTGGAGATGGGATTGGTGTTTGTGTGGCTGGTGTGTGTTACTCTGTCTGTCATCATTTAGTTGTAGAGTACAGGGATGGGGTCAGTCAGTGAATTATGTTGGTAGATTGCTCTATCAGGAAATAAATATATCCTCGCATCTttctttgttctgtgtgtgtgtgtgtgtgtgtgtgtgtgtgtgtggttgtccCATTTACCtatacacacttttttttcttactaagtGCAAGGTGACTCTGGCTTAATCCTTACACTGCAATATGCAACACTTTACACcactaaaagcaatgcatgGACTCTTTACTGAAAGagttaaaacaaaacaactatataaacaaaacaaatcaaaatGTCCCGGCCAGACAACTTACACTTCCTCTCTTGACCTCCAGTTCATCATCCACACAGGGCGTAAAGTCATGTAGCACCACCATCTTGCTGTCTGGCGATAGTCCTGCTTCCTTCTCCAGCCCAACCCGCACCAGTGTTTCTATGGAGGCCGAGCCAGTGATGCGACCCAGGCCCGGTGCcctcaccaccttctcctccccctccgacACATAGCCACCAGACCCTGCCGGCGACGCTGACATGAGCTAACAGGAAGGCTGagaggttggtggtggtggtgatggcattagaggaatacaaaggaagtgcAAACAGTAACAGTCTCCGAGGTTCTTACTTAGGCGTTTGGGTGTGTGCTatgctattagtgggagagatgGGGCACAATTGAGGTGGTTGGATGGTTTGTTaggttagtgatggtggtggtgttgatatgaAGTGAAGTAAAGATTTAAAGGTTtgctaggtggtggtggtagtggtggtgttgatggtgagtTTAATATTGGCTGAGTATAATTGgtgagacaggaagggagatgCCACAGTGAGTAAATTTTAAACGAGTCTCTGCTCTTATCCCTAGAATGGTCTAACTTTGCCAAGCTTGTCTTCTTAAGCACCATGTCCTCTTATGACACGAAGCACATAGAGAGGTATCTAATGACTTGTTGTCTCACTGCCAGGCCCTGAGGAACACACCAAGATGAAATGAGGGGAAGACTTGTggataaaaacaaatgaacataaaaaagagaaactgcAAGTAGCCAgtaggaaagtaagggaagctgcaagaagccatcagtcccTGAAATTTCCCTAAACTTTGAAATGCTCTACCTGACTGCAAGACCCAAGGTAAGTAAATACTCTGACATGACGCCAAAATTACGGTAACTtgcactgcagcctgttaaattTTTGGTGAGATAAGACAATGCAACGTTAAAGAATAAGAAGTGAGGTAACTGATGACTGGTAGATGAGATGAGAAGTGTATTGAAATATTTGAGATGCTGCTTCGTTCATTTATACCTTGCcattgaaaaatatatacaattgAACAAATACAGTTCTGATGAGAGAAAAAGTTTAAGAATATAGGGTcatataaatagatggatagatagatatagataaatagattgatagacagatagatacagataaacagacagacagacagacagatacattgatggatagatagatacaaagacagatagatagatgggaaatgtcttgaaataaaataagacgCTGGTTAATCAATTTATACCTTGCCattgtgaaataaataaataaataaataaataaaacataaatgaaaaagaaaaacagcgtTGGTACCCAAAATAATaccaacacagacacacacacacagagagagacagacagacagacagaagtgaGTGATATCAACGCACCGCTACCTAGCATCActtatctccccctctccctctctttctctctctctctctctgtctcacttactctccttccctctcacccctctcatATACCCTGCCCTCAAACAACTTCCTCTCGCCAACAACCACGAGTAATTCTAGGTCACCCATCCACAAATTAACCCAAATCTCATATCGTAACACGTAAATCAGAAAGAGGGTCACTAGTTAACACGTGACTTTAACCACTTTCCGGGTCATTTATTGGGGTTTTTAGGCGCTGAGTGACCCGAGGCGAGACCCAAATGTTAGGTCAGCGAGTGACGTGGGCAGGGGAGGTATGCGTGTAATTaaatttacctttctttttcttgttccgtCGAATCCTAACTGGACACAGAAAAGCCATCTTGGGTCTGTTGCCACATCTCGCTACCCGCTACTTCTATTTTCACCCCTAACTCCCTATTGTTCCTTTATTTACTATCATAATAGGTGGTTAAGAGGGATATTGTGTTCTATGATAATTATATCGTGGGGAATTGGTGTGGATGGTGAGTATGAGTTGTTAGGAAGCAAACTGTGACAACATTGCGGTCTGTCAAAATTGAGTTCAGGTCCCCGTGGTTGGTTCCTTACTAGCACTCCTTTACTCACCTGGTCCCTATACTCACTTCATTTACTAACCTGGTCacttatttaatcttatttttcttcattaaatttacTCACTTCCAGTTCTCATCTTACCTGATTACTCACCACCTGGTTTATACTTCTAGTCCCTTATATAATTATCTATTCATCTGCTTGTCTTTCCTTACCTGTCTCTCTCATCTGGTTTTATTGGTCTGTTTCACTCACTTAGTCATTCATCGTATagtcccccccctctctctctctccagtatagGAACAGAAACATCACGACaaattcatctttattttacgACACACAAATATTAAAGTTTCAAGAGTAATGGGGGTGGTAGACTAAAAGTggaatgactgacagactggCATGTGTGTTAGTGGATGGAACTGTGATGCTTGTAGTATGAATGGTtacttgaatgtgtgtgtgtgtgtgtgtgtgtgtgtggcgctttGTTTGGGCCGCCCCGTGtgagattgctggcctggtagaGAGACAGATGGTTATTTTATGAAAGGGACAGGTGAAGGTGGAAGGATGGGATGAAAGAGTACAGGTGTGGTAGGACAGGGACAAGTTGAGGTGGGAAGGTGAAAGGATGGAGTAGAGGTTTGTGGTGTTTGGATAAGGAATGGGACATCAGAGGAGGATAAACAGATTAAACTGAAgactgaaagggagagaaaaatagaaacacaTTAAGAAACTGACAAACAGAAATTGATTAAACAAAATGAGACTGACAGGGAGAAAGATTAATGAGActgagagagaaacaggttGATGAGACTAACAGGGAGAGATTAATGAGACTGACAGGGAGAAAGATTGATTAAAGACTAGGGAGAAAGATTAATGAGAGACTGACAAGAGAAATAGATTAATGAgactgacagggagagaaacaaagtaatgaaagactgatagggagagaaacagattaaTGAGACTGATagggagagaaacagattaaTGAGACTGATagggagagaaacagattaaTGAGACTGATagggagagaaacagattaaTGAGACTGatagggagagaaacagagtaatGAAAGACTGATagggagagaaacagattaaTGAGACTGATagggagagaaacagattaaTGAGACTGAtagggagagaaacagataatGAGACTGatagggagagaaacagagtaatGAAAGACTGATagggagagaaacagattaacgaGACCGACAAGGAAACAAATTAATGAgactgacagggagagaaaaatattaatgagaCTGACAGGGGGAGAAATAGATTCATGAAAGACTGACAGGGGGAGAGGAATAGCTTGAGAGACTGACAGGATAgatggtgaaaggaaaagttaaTTCTAAGAGGTTTAAAATTGCCTATGAGATCTTGACCACATACAGccagacttacacacacacacacacatacaagaacGTTTCAAAATGgcaataatgatgacgatgaacaAAGAACACACAATTTTTTGGCAGTGACATGACGCAAAGTAAAAACTCAGCATTTATAAAACACTTACTCTTAATGTCGAAAAAGACTCTCAACTGACAAATGACTCTT comes from the Scylla paramamosain isolate STU-SP2022 chromosome 45, ASM3559412v1, whole genome shotgun sequence genome and includes:
- the LOC135094395 gene encoding SH3 domain-containing protein Dlish-like, with amino-acid sequence MAFLCPVRIRRNKKKKGSGGYVSEGEEKVVRAPGLGRITGSASIETLVRVGLEKEAGLSPDSKMVVLHDFTPCVDDELEVKRGSVVNVLYQENDWVYVIAEHGQQEGFIPHSYCAPYGSQLGELTINHKKKMPRDHSSLEGGGGGLDTDHNTTIGTVNSGGTDNPGLVGSDSESYGGKVIGGPPNRTSDSSIQSGSATPDIHPFFKDPAGRYIVLYTFIARDENDVSVERGEFVTVLNRDDPDWYWVLRSDGQEGFVPSGFVYPADVIQDHLEGSGGGGGGGGGGVMVHGGLGSAGYGPGQHHLGPGNSDDLRFHGSELVMLYDYKAQAPDDLSVRRGDWIYADLNNQTVDGWLWAYAPKTRKYGFIPRAYARPPAMTSL
- the LOC135094396 gene encoding uncharacterized protein LOC135094396, which produces MLKILTVTAAAVLCVGVSGRPQHGGGGGGGGYGKQPEGYFQYVNVPAHKEYEFGWNRGNPHHYISRFEQAKDHRFRTRVKWADKHGGYGEHYWEYNHAPKYKEHDSYKEPEPYHAPAPTYHAPEPSYHAPEPSYHAPEPSYHDPKPSYKHPEPIYDAFEPTYGPPQPHGYPSDNVPVIAEPSDVQGIRGEVFKSK